The Heyndrickxia vini genome contains a region encoding:
- the mecA gene encoding adaptor protein MecA, which produces MEIERINENTVKFYISYVDIEERGFNREEIWYDRERSEELFWEMMDEIHHEEEFVPEGPLWIQVQALDKGLEVLVTKAQLSKDGQRFELPISEEKLKELPINDRIEEFLDEHFQSKNLQEEDEDILEFMLTFKDFEDVISLSKQSGLEDIITKLLTYNNKYYLYVEFPEEVFEEEEIDNVLSILLEYGEESSFTVHRLQEYGNTIIERDVFETIQKYFK; this is translated from the coding sequence ATGGAAATCGAACGTATTAATGAAAATACAGTTAAGTTTTATATTTCTTACGTTGATATAGAAGAAAGAGGCTTTAATCGTGAAGAAATTTGGTATGATCGTGAAAGAAGCGAGGAACTTTTTTGGGAAATGATGGATGAAATTCATCACGAAGAAGAATTTGTTCCAGAAGGCCCATTGTGGATTCAGGTTCAGGCTTTAGATAAAGGGCTTGAAGTACTAGTTACAAAAGCCCAATTGTCTAAAGACGGACAGCGTTTTGAACTGCCGATTTCAGAAGAGAAGCTTAAGGAATTACCGATTAATGACCGAATTGAAGAATTTCTAGATGAACATTTTCAATCAAAGAATCTTCAGGAAGAAGACGAAGACATATTAGAATTTATGCTTACCTTCAAGGATTTCGAAGATGTCATTTCTTTATCTAAGCAATCCGGACTAGAAGATATCATAACTAAGCTTTTAACATATAATAATAAATATTATTTATATGTTGAATTTCCTGAGGAAGTGTTTGAAGAAGAGGAAATTGATAATGTTTTAAGTATTTTGCTTGAATACGGAGAAGAGTCGTCTTTTACCGTGCATCGTCTCCAGGAGTATGGAAATACAATTATCGAGCGCGATGTATTCGAAACGATACAAAAATATTTTAAATAA
- the spxA gene encoding transcriptional regulator SpxA → MVTLYTSPSCTSCRKARAWLEENNIQYKERNIFSEPLSLDEIKEILRMTEDGTDEIISTRSKTFQKLNVDLDTYPLQKLYNLIQKNPGLLRRPIMVDEKRLQVGYNEDEIRRFLPRKVRSYQLLEAQKLVN, encoded by the coding sequence ATGGTAACATTATACACTTCACCTAGTTGTACATCATGTAGGAAAGCAAGAGCTTGGCTTGAGGAAAATAATATTCAATATAAAGAACGAAATATTTTTTCTGAACCTTTAAGTTTAGATGAAATAAAAGAAATACTAAGAATGACTGAGGATGGTACGGATGAAATCATTTCTACACGCTCAAAAACTTTCCAAAAGTTAAATGTTGATTTAGATACGTATCCATTACAAAAATTATATAATTTAATTCAAAAAAATCCAGGACTACTTAGACGTCCAATTATGGTTGACGAAAAACGTTTGCAAGTCGGTTATAATGAAGATGAAATTCGTCGTTTCTTACCTCGAAAAGTTCGTTCATATCAATTACTTGAAGCTCAAAAACTTGTTAATTAA